A DNA window from Rossellomorea marisflavi contains the following coding sequences:
- a CDS encoding TVP38/TMEM64 family protein yields MSRNVFILFFLTMLATLTFLQKDTIGLILSGDESSLSSLKESHGFSLYGLTLLVMIIQNSFTVIPLILVISLNVTLFGFWQGFLWSWISSIIGAGIVFISVRQLFLRSLSSRFPPSPYLKERGFTYVFQGRIIPMIPTSLVNITAGISGISFRHLITGTITGNFLYFFCLSLIPLGVLSMSWIETGMVTVVLIMIMIFYYKKVRGRR; encoded by the coding sequence ATGAGCAGAAACGTTTTTATTCTTTTCTTCCTTACCATGTTGGCTACTCTCACCTTTCTCCAGAAGGATACCATCGGTCTGATCCTGTCGGGGGATGAATCCTCCCTTTCTTCCTTGAAGGAGTCTCACGGATTCAGTCTTTACGGACTTACCCTGCTCGTCATGATTATCCAGAACTCGTTTACAGTCATCCCTCTCATTCTCGTGATTTCGTTAAATGTAACGCTTTTCGGTTTTTGGCAAGGATTCCTGTGGAGCTGGATTTCGAGCATCATCGGAGCCGGAATTGTGTTTATTTCAGTCAGACAGCTGTTCCTTCGCAGCTTGTCTTCCCGCTTCCCTCCTTCACCCTATCTGAAGGAACGAGGGTTCACGTATGTATTCCAAGGACGGATCATCCCGATGATTCCCACAAGCCTCGTCAATATAACGGCTGGCATAAGCGGGATCTCATTCAGGCATTTGATCACCGGGACCATCACGGGCAACTTCCTTTATTTTTTCTGCCTGTCACTTATCCCCCTAGGGGTCCTGTCCATGTCCTGGATTGAGACCGGCATGGTCACTGTTGTTCTTATCATGATCATGATTTTCTATTATAAAAAGGTTCGCGGCAGACGATGA
- a CDS encoding GntR family transcriptional regulator, translated as MLIHIEPHSIIPIYAQVRNGILEGIVRGDLKPGDALPSVRSFAADLGVNMHTVNKSYHELEDKGFIQIVPKSGAIILKPDEPTKERIDLIASAVRPLLAEALATGMTDEQVQDMIRSIQLSIKGE; from the coding sequence TTGCTGATCCATATTGAACCACACTCTATCATTCCGATCTATGCCCAGGTACGGAACGGTATTCTTGAGGGCATCGTGAGGGGTGACTTGAAACCCGGGGATGCGCTGCCATCGGTCCGGTCGTTTGCTGCTGACCTGGGTGTCAATATGCACACTGTCAATAAAAGCTACCATGAATTAGAGGACAAAGGATTCATTCAGATCGTGCCCAAGTCCGGTGCCATCATCCTCAAGCCAGACGAACCGACAAAGGAACGGATCGACTTGATCGCCTCCGCCGTCCGACCGCTACTTGCGGAAGCACTGGCCACCGGAATGACGGATGAACAGGTGCAGGATATGATCAGATCCATTCAATTAAGTATCAAGGGGGAATAA
- a CDS encoding helix-turn-helix domain-containing protein, which yields MLSIKDRFKHEASGIYTYQELGVFQFIDDLYEKRIRDGYQNYHLEKLMEYDRKHHSQLLETIDMYLRYDCNVNEASKALHVHANTLNYRLKRIGEITEMDLKDPNQKMTLYLDLKIEQMKK from the coding sequence GTGCTGTCGATCAAGGATCGATTTAAACATGAGGCAAGCGGGATCTATACGTATCAGGAGCTTGGGGTCTTCCAGTTCATCGATGATCTGTATGAAAAGCGCATCCGTGACGGCTATCAAAATTATCATCTTGAAAAATTGATGGAGTACGACCGGAAGCACCATTCCCAGCTCCTTGAGACGATCGATATGTATCTGAGATACGATTGCAACGTAAATGAGGCTTCCAAGGCCCTGCATGTTCATGCCAATACACTGAATTACCGCCTCAAGAGGATCGGGGAAATCACCGAGATGGATCTGAAGGACCCGAATCAGAAAATGACCTTATACCTGGATCTTAAAATTGAACAGATGAAAAAATGA
- the ald gene encoding alanine dehydrogenase, with protein MQIGIPKEIKNNENRVAITPAGVLNLVKAGHSVYIESGAGIGSGFTDKSYLEAGAKIEATAADVWNKAMVMKVKEPLPSEYVYFHKGLILFTYLHLAAEPELAQALVEKEVTAIAYETVEVNRTLPLLTPMSEVAGRMATQIGAQFLEKPKGGKGILLSGVPGVKRGKVTIIGGGVVGTNAAKMAVGLGADVTLIDLSAERLRQLDDIFGNDIQTLMSNRLNIEDAVKDSDLVIGAVLIPGAKAPKLVTEDMVKSMQPGSVLVDVAIDQGGIIETCDHISTHDDPTYEKHGVVHYAVANMPGAVPRTSTIALTNVTVPYALQIANKGVAKAIQDNMALAKGVNVANGFITYEAVARDLGYKYVTAHDAILTTVV; from the coding sequence ATGCAGATTGGAATTCCTAAAGAAATCAAAAACAACGAGAACCGTGTAGCCATCACACCAGCCGGTGTCCTCAACCTGGTGAAGGCAGGTCATTCCGTATATATCGAGTCTGGAGCTGGAATTGGAAGCGGTTTCACGGACAAGTCCTATCTGGAAGCGGGAGCGAAAATCGAAGCCACTGCTGCTGACGTATGGAATAAAGCCATGGTCATGAAAGTGAAAGAGCCTCTTCCCTCTGAGTATGTGTATTTCCACAAAGGTCTGATCTTGTTCACCTACCTGCATCTCGCAGCAGAACCGGAACTTGCCCAGGCACTGGTTGAAAAAGAAGTGACCGCCATTGCCTATGAAACGGTGGAAGTCAATCGCACTCTGCCGCTTCTGACTCCAATGAGTGAAGTAGCGGGACGCATGGCTACACAGATCGGTGCGCAATTCCTCGAGAAACCAAAGGGCGGGAAAGGCATCCTGCTGAGTGGAGTACCGGGTGTAAAACGCGGGAAGGTGACCATCATCGGAGGCGGAGTCGTCGGTACGAACGCCGCGAAAATGGCTGTCGGCCTTGGAGCGGACGTGACATTGATCGATCTGAGCGCCGAACGCCTGCGCCAGCTCGACGATATCTTCGGCAATGATATTCAAACCCTGATGTCGAACCGCCTAAATATCGAAGATGCAGTGAAGGATTCCGATCTTGTCATCGGTGCCGTGTTGATTCCGGGAGCAAAAGCACCGAAGCTTGTGACAGAAGATATGGTCAAGTCCATGCAGCCGGGATCTGTCCTCGTGGATGTTGCCATCGATCAGGGCGGAATCATCGAAACATGCGATCATATCTCGACGCATGATGATCCTACTTACGAAAAACACGGGGTCGTCCATTATGCCGTAGCGAATATGCCGGGTGCCGTTCCACGTACGTCCACGATTGCCTTGACGAATGTGACCGTCCCGTATGCCCTCCAGATCGCCAACAAAGGCGTGGCAAAAGCAATCCAGGATAATATGGCCCTTGCAAAAGGAGTCAACGTGGCCAACGGATTCATCACATACGAAGCCGTGGCGAGAGATCTTGGATACAAATACGTTACAGCGCATGACGCCATCCTTACAACCGTTGTATAA
- a CDS encoding HAAS domain-containing protein has translation MNVSKESRDFLDRLSIYLITSGKNEKEIREITGELEDHLHEAEQNGKSVEDITGLTPKAYMDQIAKEMPFDKMGVFKYALVLIFGSIAFYVMGDAINGTMDYSWIILIGLPVMILFYGVMVARLFKYTAGKVLSKKKEFTLLLVMSGVPLAGMGGVVFLEKFIGDTAVSLGTTGRMVGFVLCALILIGISIWSKTPIMIILPIVVFVPQYFIERSSWSEETQLMMIGMIFPIGFMISLGISFLQIWRKERKQIA, from the coding sequence ATGAATGTTTCAAAGGAAAGCAGGGACTTCCTGGACCGGCTGAGTATTTACTTGATTACAAGCGGGAAGAACGAAAAAGAGATTAGGGAGATCACGGGTGAACTGGAAGATCATCTACACGAAGCTGAACAGAACGGGAAAAGCGTCGAGGACATCACCGGACTGACCCCGAAGGCGTACATGGATCAGATTGCGAAGGAGATGCCGTTTGATAAGATGGGGGTTTTCAAATATGCGCTGGTTTTGATCTTTGGATCCATCGCTTTCTATGTGATGGGGGACGCCATTAACGGCACAATGGATTACTCATGGATCATCCTCATTGGTCTACCTGTCATGATCCTGTTTTATGGTGTAATGGTAGCAAGACTGTTCAAATATACGGCAGGAAAAGTATTATCAAAAAAGAAGGAATTCACGCTCTTACTGGTGATGTCGGGAGTACCACTTGCCGGTATGGGAGGAGTTGTGTTTTTAGAAAAATTCATAGGAGATACAGCCGTATCGCTTGGCACAACAGGAAGAATGGTTGGATTCGTGCTGTGCGCCCTCATCCTGATCGGGATATCGATTTGGTCGAAGACACCTATCATGATCATCCTTCCGATTGTCGTATTTGTACCCCAATATTTTATCGAAAGATCTTCCTGGTCGGAAGAAACACAGCTTATGATGATCGGGATGATATTTCCTATAGGCTTCATGATTTCCCTGGGCATTTCCTTCTTACAGATCTGGCGAAAGGAACGCAAACAGATTGCGTAA
- a CDS encoding SDR family oxidoreductase, producing MKILVTGSTGQLGSAVLHQLKDRECSVIMTSRRKPLCSGDFDWIYSDMLSGQGLEEASKDVDVVIHTATSPMKKTKEIEVAGLSNFLSKLTHIKHFIYPSIVGIEDIPFKYYKYKYEAEELLKQSSIPYTIVRATQFHSFVDSLFLSKTLLKGYFIPGNIKFQTVDVGEFANHLINLTDKGPQGKTAEFAGPKIMTLREMADLKIGINNKPSRIYNFSLPGGLYKALLDGKNTNPMQNMGTVTFEDYLRKKVTER from the coding sequence TTGAAGATATTAGTAACGGGCTCAACAGGGCAACTTGGTTCAGCGGTCCTTCATCAACTTAAAGATCGTGAGTGTAGTGTCATCATGACTTCAAGACGAAAACCTTTATGTAGTGGGGATTTTGACTGGATCTATAGTGATATGCTCTCAGGTCAAGGATTAGAAGAGGCCTCAAAAGATGTAGATGTGGTCATTCACACAGCAACCAGCCCAATGAAAAAAACCAAAGAAATCGAAGTAGCAGGTCTCTCAAACTTTTTAAGTAAACTCACACACATAAAACACTTTATTTATCCATCGATTGTCGGTATTGAAGATATACCATTTAAATATTACAAGTATAAATACGAAGCAGAAGAATTGCTAAAACAAAGTTCTATCCCTTATACAATTGTTCGTGCAACTCAGTTCCATAGCTTTGTTGATTCTTTGTTTTTATCAAAAACATTATTAAAAGGGTATTTTATTCCGGGTAACATTAAGTTTCAAACTGTTGATGTAGGTGAATTTGCAAATCATTTAATTAATCTAACGGATAAAGGACCTCAAGGGAAAACGGCTGAATTTGCAGGACCAAAAATAATGACACTAAGAGAAATGGCAGATTTGAAAATAGGAATAAACAATAAACCGAGTAGAATTTATAACTTCTCCTTACCAGGAGGACTTTACAAAGCTTTATTAGATGGTAAAAACACGAATCCAATGCAGAATATGGGAACAGTTACATTTGAGGATTATTTAAGAAAAAAGGTGACTGAAAGGTAG
- a CDS encoding alanine/glycine:cation symporter family protein produces MLDVLDKINSFLWGTPSLVLLFGTGLFLTLVLRGIQFRRLFYAFKLAFTKEKPSASTDSSEGDISNFKTLMTALSATIGNGNIAGVATAITIGGPGAIFWMWVVGLVGMATKYAEALLAMKYRVKNKNGEYSGGPMYYVEKGLGRKWKFLGVAFALFGAFAALGIGNSVQSNTIADVMTSSFSINPWITGITLAVLTALIIFGGIQRISTVASFFVPIMAFLYIGGSLLIIFINYDMIIPSFSLIFEYAFNPVAAAGGFGGVVVAEAVRSGFSKGIFSNESGLGTAALIAGNAKTDHPVKQALVAMTGTFIVTIIVCTMTGLVLLITGFWDPSGGLLSGVAHDPSLDGGALTSAAFGHALGTAGEYIVSFSVVFFGFSTIVGWYMYGEKCFEYLTNYRFIVPYRLVYVIATFAGAIANLNVVWKFADMANALMMIPNLIALILLYKVISSETKHYFNEYLPATTKKK; encoded by the coding sequence ATGTTAGACGTACTAGACAAGATCAATTCATTCTTGTGGGGAACACCAAGTTTAGTACTGTTATTCGGGACAGGCCTATTTTTGACACTGGTATTGAGAGGCATTCAGTTCCGCAGGCTATTCTATGCATTCAAACTCGCATTTACGAAAGAAAAACCGTCCGCTTCGACAGACTCATCCGAGGGGGATATCTCCAACTTCAAAACGCTGATGACCGCATTGTCGGCCACGATCGGTAACGGAAATATCGCAGGGGTGGCCACGGCCATCACGATTGGCGGACCCGGAGCCATCTTCTGGATGTGGGTCGTCGGTCTAGTGGGGATGGCCACAAAGTACGCCGAAGCCCTACTGGCCATGAAATACCGCGTAAAAAACAAAAACGGCGAATACTCCGGTGGACCGATGTACTACGTGGAAAAAGGTCTGGGACGGAAATGGAAATTTCTCGGTGTCGCCTTTGCTCTCTTCGGGGCATTTGCAGCACTCGGGATCGGCAACAGCGTCCAATCCAATACAATCGCCGATGTCATGACTTCCAGCTTTTCCATTAATCCATGGATTACCGGGATCACCCTGGCTGTATTGACAGCACTTATCATCTTCGGGGGCATACAGAGGATCTCGACCGTGGCATCATTCTTCGTCCCGATTATGGCGTTCCTCTATATAGGAGGATCACTGCTGATCATCTTCATCAATTACGATATGATCATCCCATCCTTCTCCCTGATCTTTGAATATGCATTCAATCCCGTTGCAGCAGCAGGTGGATTCGGAGGGGTCGTAGTGGCAGAGGCCGTGAGGAGCGGGTTCTCGAAAGGAATCTTCTCCAATGAATCCGGACTCGGAACGGCGGCCCTCATTGCCGGGAATGCCAAGACCGACCATCCGGTGAAACAGGCTCTTGTGGCCATGACCGGTACGTTCATCGTGACCATCATCGTCTGTACAATGACGGGGCTTGTCTTGCTCATCACAGGTTTCTGGGATCCGTCCGGCGGATTGCTCTCCGGTGTGGCCCACGATCCTTCCCTGGATGGCGGGGCACTGACCAGCGCCGCTTTCGGACATGCCCTCGGCACGGCTGGGGAATACATCGTATCGTTTTCCGTCGTGTTCTTCGGATTTTCCACGATTGTCGGCTGGTATATGTACGGGGAGAAATGCTTTGAATACTTGACCAACTACCGTTTCATCGTACCGTATCGCCTCGTGTATGTGATCGCAACGTTCGCCGGTGCCATTGCCAATCTGAATGTCGTATGGAAGTTCGCCGACATGGCCAATGCGCTCATGATGATCCCGAACCTCATCGCACTCATACTCCTTTACAAGGTGATATCCAGTGAAACGAAGCACTACTTCAACGAATACCTTCCCGCAACAACCAAGAAGAAGTAA
- a CDS encoding ABC transporter permease, translated as MLLNIFKKEMKDAFRDRRTLLLTVLLPILMMTALTFFYEGMMSDSEGDSYTLAVSKDVSDEQLALFQGDKSIDVAKVEDPESSVKDGDALAAVVFSNDFMGSVQRGEEATVTIVGDSMSENSSLLMSKVTAYLSGYEKSVTAERLKSEGLDESTIQPFTMTQQELSEEDTGLFLIALIIPMMMALAIGIGAGPVSADLFAGEKEKKTMEALLITPVKRSTLLWAKWLTISSLGLITGMITLLVVTVEIAFFTENLRKGISFGDQLPLIVGLALVVAVVYAMFNASILMLTSIAGKTIKEAQSYSTPVMMLAVFPSLFISGVSVNELAAHHFLIPILNMFSILKELIYGVVDPVHLSMMIGTNLIVVVVIFIIGRIMFLKDKWVMN; from the coding sequence ATGCTTCTTAATATCTTTAAAAAGGAAATGAAGGATGCGTTCAGGGATCGACGTACGCTACTGTTAACAGTGCTTTTGCCTATTCTCATGATGACGGCATTGACTTTCTTCTATGAGGGGATGATGTCTGACAGTGAGGGAGATTCCTACACACTTGCAGTGAGCAAGGATGTATCAGACGAGCAATTGGCCTTGTTCCAGGGAGATAAGAGTATCGATGTGGCCAAAGTCGAAGATCCTGAAAGCAGTGTTAAAGATGGAGATGCCCTTGCAGCTGTCGTTTTCAGCAACGATTTCATGGGGAGCGTCCAGAGAGGGGAAGAAGCAACAGTCACCATCGTAGGTGATTCCATGAGTGAAAACTCCAGCCTCTTGATGAGCAAAGTGACTGCCTATCTATCAGGCTATGAAAAATCTGTCACGGCAGAGAGATTGAAGAGTGAAGGCTTGGATGAATCGACGATCCAACCCTTCACGATGACCCAGCAGGAGTTGTCTGAAGAAGATACCGGGCTTTTCCTCATTGCCCTGATCATCCCGATGATGATGGCCCTTGCCATTGGAATAGGGGCGGGACCTGTATCAGCTGATCTGTTTGCCGGTGAAAAAGAAAAGAAAACAATGGAAGCCCTCCTGATCACGCCGGTGAAGCGTTCTACTCTTCTATGGGCGAAATGGTTGACCATCTCATCACTGGGGCTCATTACAGGGATGATCACATTGCTCGTGGTGACCGTGGAAATTGCATTCTTTACTGAAAACTTGAGGAAAGGCATTTCCTTCGGGGATCAGCTTCCGCTCATCGTAGGGCTTGCGTTGGTAGTGGCTGTCGTGTACGCCATGTTTAACGCATCGATCTTGATGCTGACGAGTATCGCGGGGAAAACAATCAAAGAGGCTCAGAGCTATAGTACTCCAGTGATGATGCTGGCCGTATTCCCAAGTTTGTTCATTTCGGGAGTCAGCGTCAACGAACTTGCTGCCCATCACTTCCTCATCCCGATCCTGAATATGTTCAGCATCCTGAAGGAACTGATCTACGGGGTTGTCGACCCCGTCCACCTATCCATGATGATCGGTACGAACCTGATCGTCGTCGTGGTCATCTTCATCATCGGTCGCATCATGTTCCTGAAGGATAAATGGGTGATGAATTAA
- a CDS encoding DUF1648 domain-containing protein — translation MQSILLIGIIGIMLLLQVMLPFIVKRTVVFGVTVPVEHIRDAHLLRFKKIYAAVTAILSVAGIALFFIITGTMDLPEDRLIASGILLPFIIIFISMALYAYFHMRVVRYKRESQWFKGRRQVRVSELTSRSKDEMLPWYFFLFPIVIGAGLIVFTMMNYQLFPDQLPTHWGPNGEPDAFTAKTRISVLTMPFVLLLMSAMFLAIHELTRNSGIKLSAGNIPASKVRQFRLRKYSSWFLFFISMATAMLFSFLHIKTAYEDLLSGSLMLFAPLAFSVLVFLGAVLMAVKVGKADSDLDRTTIIDEGGDTVNEDDDSHWIGGIFYFNREDPSFLVEKRFGVGWTVNFARPAGYLLILAPIVAILLVTLL, via the coding sequence ATGCAATCCATTTTATTGATAGGTATTATCGGCATCATGCTCCTTTTACAAGTGATGCTGCCATTCATCGTGAAACGCACTGTCGTATTCGGAGTCACGGTTCCTGTTGAGCACATACGTGATGCTCACTTGCTCCGCTTCAAAAAGATCTATGCGGCGGTCACTGCCATTCTATCCGTCGCCGGCATTGCCTTGTTCTTTATCATTACAGGCACAATGGACCTACCGGAGGACCGGCTCATCGCTTCAGGCATCCTGCTTCCATTCATCATCATCTTCATCTCCATGGCCCTCTATGCCTACTTCCACATGCGGGTGGTCCGTTACAAACGTGAAAGCCAATGGTTCAAAGGACGAAGACAGGTGCGCGTGTCCGAGCTTACCTCAAGGTCCAAGGATGAAATGCTCCCATGGTACTTCTTCCTGTTCCCGATCGTGATCGGGGCCGGTCTCATTGTCTTCACCATGATGAATTATCAGCTCTTCCCTGATCAACTACCGACACATTGGGGACCCAACGGAGAGCCGGATGCATTCACAGCCAAGACCAGGATAAGCGTTCTTACCATGCCCTTTGTATTACTGCTCATGAGCGCCATGTTCCTTGCCATCCACGAACTGACACGGAACTCAGGCATCAAACTGAGCGCCGGCAACATTCCCGCATCCAAAGTCCGCCAGTTCAGACTGAGAAAGTACTCCAGCTGGTTCTTGTTCTTCATTTCCATGGCCACGGCCATGCTATTCAGTTTTCTCCATATCAAAACGGCTTACGAAGATCTATTGAGCGGATCCCTCATGCTCTTTGCACCACTGGCCTTCTCTGTGCTCGTCTTCCTGGGGGCTGTCTTGATGGCCGTGAAAGTTGGGAAAGCGGATTCGGATCTGGACCGTACCACCATCATCGATGAGGGTGGGGACACCGTCAATGAAGACGATGATTCACACTGGATCGGCGGCATCTTTTACTTCAACCGCGAGGACCCTTCCTTCTTGGTGGAAAAACGATTCGGTGTCGGCTGGACGGTGAACTTCGCCAGACCTGCCGGCTATCTCCTCATCCTTGCACCGATCGTCGCCATTTTATTGGTCACCCTGCTGTAG
- a CDS encoding PadR family transcriptional regulator, whose translation MSSSQLLKGVLEGCLLSIISKGETYGYEMIEKLAQHGFTMVKEGSIYPLLLRMKKDGLVTTVQKEMPSGGPKRKYYHLTPAGQEELEQFKVRWRDMSTSVNRLMEEEEK comes from the coding sequence ATGTCATCGAGCCAATTATTGAAGGGTGTACTGGAGGGTTGCCTCCTTTCCATCATCTCAAAAGGGGAAACATACGGCTATGAAATGATCGAGAAATTGGCCCAGCACGGCTTCACGATGGTGAAGGAAGGAAGCATCTATCCGTTGCTCCTGCGCATGAAAAAGGATGGGCTGGTGACAACGGTCCAGAAGGAGATGCCTTCAGGAGGGCCTAAACGAAAATATTATCACCTCACCCCTGCAGGGCAGGAAGAATTGGAACAGTTCAAGGTCAGGTGGAGGGACATGTCGACGAGCGTGAATCGATTGATGGAGGAGGAAGAGAAATGA
- the hflX gene encoding GTPase HflX: MEEQKLKAIAIGVNTKDRDNDFEYGMLELKGLAEARHMDVVGEFTQNMQRPNHVHYLGKGKIDELIPLIEEWEADVIISNDELSPSQIRVLEKKLELRVMDRTMLILDIFAERAKTREAQLQVEVAQLQYMLPRLIGRRESLGRQGGGSGLANRGAGETKLELDRRRIEDRITALRKELDSLVELRSTQRKQRKKSGIPVVSLVGYTNAGKSTTMNAFVERFHHNTDKQVFEKDMLFATLETSVRNITLPDQKSFLLTDTVGFVNKLPHQLVKAFRSTLEEVVEADLIIHVVDLADPHHDTMMDVTDKTLEEIGVGDTPILYAFNKADLVGGDIPRVEQGGVFYSAKQRIGIEELLGEVKKQIFGDYKTCTMLIPYDQGQLISYFNEQATVLETEYDEKGTILKVECRESDAERYRDYIIA, from the coding sequence ATGGAAGAACAAAAATTAAAAGCAATCGCCATCGGCGTGAATACAAAAGACCGTGATAATGACTTTGAATACGGGATGCTCGAGCTCAAGGGGCTTGCTGAAGCACGCCATATGGACGTAGTGGGTGAGTTCACCCAGAATATGCAGCGTCCCAATCACGTGCATTATTTAGGGAAAGGGAAGATCGATGAGCTGATCCCCCTCATAGAAGAGTGGGAAGCGGATGTGATCATTTCGAATGATGAGCTTTCACCTTCGCAAATCAGGGTGCTGGAGAAGAAGCTTGAGCTCCGTGTGATGGACCGGACCATGCTCATTCTCGACATTTTCGCTGAACGCGCGAAGACAAGGGAAGCACAGCTTCAGGTGGAAGTTGCACAGCTGCAGTATATGCTGCCCCGTCTGATTGGACGGAGGGAGTCCCTCGGCAGACAGGGGGGAGGCTCAGGACTTGCCAACCGTGGTGCCGGTGAGACGAAGCTCGAGCTCGACCGCCGTCGCATCGAGGACCGGATCACGGCCCTCCGCAAGGAACTTGACTCACTCGTTGAACTGAGAAGCACACAGCGGAAGCAGCGGAAAAAGAGCGGCATTCCCGTCGTTTCCCTTGTAGGCTATACAAATGCAGGCAAATCGACGACGATGAATGCCTTTGTCGAGCGATTCCACCACAACACCGACAAGCAGGTGTTCGAGAAGGATATGCTGTTTGCCACGTTGGAGACATCCGTGCGTAACATTACGCTGCCAGATCAAAAATCATTCCTGCTGACCGATACGGTCGGTTTCGTCAACAAGCTGCCCCATCAGCTTGTCAAAGCATTCCGCTCGACGCTCGAGGAAGTGGTGGAAGCAGACCTGATCATCCATGTGGTGGATCTGGCCGACCCCCATCACGACACGATGATGGATGTGACGGACAAAACGCTTGAAGAAATCGGAGTCGGCGATACACCGATCCTGTACGCATTCAATAAAGCAGACCTTGTTGGTGGGGATATCCCCCGCGTGGAGCAAGGCGGTGTCTTTTACTCTGCAAAGCAGAGGATCGGGATCGAAGAACTGCTGGGTGAAGTGAAAAAACAGATCTTTGGCGATTATAAGACATGCACGATGCTCATCCCGTATGACCAGGGACAGCTGATTTCTTATTTTAACGAACAGGCAACCGTCCTTGAAACTGAATATGATGAGAAAGGCACCATCCTGAAAGTGGAATGCAGGGAAAGTGATGCCGAACGGTACCGTGACTATATCATCGCATGA
- a CDS encoding SDR family oxidoreductase, whose amino-acid sequence MGRLDNKVSIITGAANGIGEATANVFAAEGAKVILADVDEKQVIKTAENIRKEGGQAEAYHLDVSSEEGVKAFASHLKEKYGTIDVLFNNAGVDEQGGKVHEYPVELFDKIIAVDLRGTFLVSKYLIPLMLEKGGSIINNGSMSGHAADLDRSGYNAAKGGIINFTKAMAIDYARHGIRVNSVSPGTIETPLIDILVGGKEDDMGEKFREANKWITPMGRLGRPTEMATVALFLASDDSSYVTGEDIKADGGIMAYTWPGKMLIEQDEWKKGTE is encoded by the coding sequence ATGGGAAGATTAGACAACAAAGTATCCATCATCACAGGAGCTGCAAACGGTATCGGTGAAGCCACGGCAAATGTATTTGCGGCAGAGGGGGCCAAAGTCATCCTTGCCGATGTAGATGAAAAACAGGTGATTAAAACCGCAGAAAATATCCGGAAAGAAGGTGGACAGGCAGAGGCGTATCACCTTGATGTGTCCAGCGAGGAAGGCGTCAAAGCGTTTGCATCCCATTTGAAAGAGAAGTATGGCACGATCGATGTGCTCTTCAATAACGCCGGAGTCGATGAGCAGGGCGGGAAGGTCCACGAATATCCTGTGGAGCTCTTTGATAAGATCATTGCCGTTGATCTACGCGGTACATTCCTTGTCAGCAAATACCTGATCCCCCTCATGCTCGAGAAAGGCGGATCCATCATCAATAACGGATCCATGTCTGGACACGCAGCGGACCTTGATCGCTCAGGATATAATGCCGCCAAGGGAGGCATCATCAACTTTACCAAAGCAATGGCCATCGACTATGCACGCCACGGCATCCGGGTGAATTCCGTTTCTCCGGGCACGATCGAAACCCCTCTCATCGATATCCTTGTCGGTGGGAAAGAGGATGACATGGGTGAGAAGTTCCGCGAAGCCAATAAGTGGATCACCCCGATGGGTCGCCTCGGTCGCCCGACAGAAATGGCGACGGTAGCCCTGTTCCTAGCATCTGATGACAGCTCATATGTCACGGGAGAAGACATCAAGGCCGACGGAGGCATCATGGCGTACACCTGGCCAGGGAAGATGCTGATTGAACAAGATGAATGGAAGAAGGGAACTGAATAA